Below is a window of Thermocladium sp. ECH_B DNA.
TAGAAAAGCCCATACACACATGCTCGTATCAAACGACGTAGACATCGTGCTGATAGGCACAACAACACTCGAGATCCTATGCCTTGAAGTAGATTCGGTCACAGGGAAGCTAAAGGAAGCCACTACATACTTGCTCTAAACCAGGACACACAATGAGAATAATCTACATAGCACCCAGATACTACCCACACATAGGTGGTGTAGAATACGTAGTAAAGTCCGTAGCCGAGAGGTTAGTAAAAATGGGATACTCAGTCACCGTAATAGCTGGTGAACCAAGCATTGGTAAATCACGTGAGGAGGAAGTAAACGGGGTTGAAGTAATTAGGTGGCCAACATGGAGCCCAGGCGATGCCTACCACATACCAAGGCAGAGAAATAAACTAGAGAAGCTCCTCACAGACCTAGACAGAGAAGCCGACTTAATTCACATACACAGCGTACACGCAATACTAACCGTATACTCCGGACTACTAATATCCAATCATATTAACGCTAAATTCGTGATTACACCCCATTACCACGGCTCTGGGCACACTATTGCGAGGGAAATTGCTTGGACAGTATGGAGAAGATACGTAGGGAAACTATTAGAGATGGCGGACGTAGTCCACGTAGTCAGCAGTAGAGAAAGCAGCCTAATAACTAAGCATTACCCAGAAGCAAAAGATAAAGTAGTTGTAATACCAAATGGGGTTGAGGAAGATGTGATGAACTATAAATGGCAAGGGCAACAAAGCAACTACATGGTCTATGCAGGTAGAATAGAAAAATACAAAAGATTAGAATTAGCACTACAAACAGCGAAAAAATTAGGCATTAAACTTTTGATAATAGGTCAAGGCCCATATAGGAAAAAACTAGAGAAGTATATAAGGAACTATTACAGGGATCTAGCAGAACTCCTAGAACCGCAACTAAGAACAAAATACCTGGAGCTACTTGCGGGAGCTAGATATGCAATAAACCCAAGCAGACACGAGGCATACAGCATATTCACAGCAGAAGCACTAGCAATAGGAACACCAGCAATAATAACCAAAGAAATAGCAGAGAACCTAAACGCAGAGACACAATACCTTAATGAACAATTAGTAATAGCCTTAAAAGCACCCATAAAAACCTGGATCGAAACAATGCAACTATACTTAAAAGAACTGTATCAGGAATCCTAGATTACAAAGGTAAGTAAAATGCGTATAGCGTTGATTAGGAGGGAGTACATAACTCACCTTGATGGTGTAAACAGATTCATAGCCCTATTGGCGGAGGGGTTAACTAAGCTCGGCCATGACCCACTAATAATGACGTGGTGCTACAACGGCATCGCTAAGGATCAGCTTCCAGGTTGGTTCGCAAAAATGCATGGCTTAAGCACCACCATACCCATCTACACGTTGCAAACTGGGCCCTGCCAGGGTGACCCTTGGTTGAAAATCACATGGGNTTGGTGGTGGAATGGCTCTAAGCTACTTCATAGGAAAGGTGTGGATGCAGTTATTGTTAATGGCATTGTGCCGCTTAAGTTTAAGCCCAAGATACTTGTGGTTCATGATTTAGGCCCTGCCTTAACATTCAGGAGATACCTCTTCCTCGGTAAGAGCATTTTAAAGAGTTATGATGAAATAACTTGTGTAAGTAATAAAACCAGAGGGAGTTGCATACAGTACTTGGATACTCGTGCGATGTGATTCCAATACCCATGAAACTGGAATCTTATGAACCTTCTAAGTCCAGGGAAGACATAATAGTGCATATAGGTACAAGACATGTGAAGAATCCGCAAATTAGCATTAAGGCAATTAGAATTCTACGGAAAAGGGGTCATAATGTTAAGTTGGTGATCATTGGTGACCAGGTTAATGTCCCTAGTGATGAATCAATCACGTTGAGGAGGTCTATATCTGAGGAGGAGAAGGTGAAGATATTGTGTAGTGCAAAGGCTCTAATATTACCATCCAGCTACGAAGGATTCTCATATGCATCACTAGAAGCCATGGCATGCGGGACACCCGTAGTAGTCTCAGGTGCCGTACCTAAGGAGGTCGTTATTGGTGGATTCAACGGCATCAGGGTAGATAGTTACAATCCAATAGATTATGCTAATGCCTTAGAGAGGCTATTAAAAGATGAAAAGTTATAGTTAAGGTTGTCCCAAAATGGGCAGGAATTTGTGAGGCAATTCGATTATGTTAACATTGCCAGTAGGTACTTGGAACTAATCCATGGATTTATATAAATATAATGCTAAGACAGCAATATAAAATGAAGGNTTCAATTGTAGTTCCAAGCAAAGGATGCAAATACCTAAGCTACTTGCTTACTGGCCTTAGGGATCAGAATGTGAAGCCTAATGAAGTGGTTCTTGTGGTTAAGGAGTGTGACTTAAGGTATGTTGGGGGTTTGTGCAATAGGAATAACCTACCCTGTGCGATAGTTGAGCAGAAGAGTGGCTACTTTACTCACGCCTTGAATATGGGTAAAAGGGAGGCTAAGGGTGACCTCATAATATTTACGGATGATGATGCAATACCCCTAGGTAAGTGGATTGAAAGGTACATTAAATTACATACCATATACCCAAATATAGCTGGAATATCAAGCAGGGACATTCACTTAAATCTAGAAGACATGAGGGTAATGCCAACCCCAGACGATAAGGTGGTTACCAAGCTATATCGATGGACTATTAGGCCGTGGTTAGAAAGTCCACATCCATTGTTGAGGAAGTATAGGATGGGGGNTTACCTGGCTAAGAACCTTAATATCGCTCATGGACCATTTATTCCAGGTAAAGAATGCTTCTCGCTGCCCTTTAGGGGTGTTAACATGAGTTTTAAGGCAAGCTACATCTACGATGCATGGTTCCCAGAGCATGAGTTGTTGAGGAGGGCCCCAGGTAATGAACAGTACTTTGGGATGCAATTAATCCTTAAGGGCCTGGACTCCATATATGTTCCAAGTAATCCAGTGCTTCATATAGCAAGGGAGGAAAGCTTATCAAGAAGCAATGCTGGTGAAATTAAGCTGGAGACTAGAATCATGAAGTCACTTTATAGAAAGCTAATAGAGGCTATGGTAGCATGAGAGTTGCATTAGTATCCTCCGGCTTAGTATCTATACCGCCAATTAAGGGGGGTGCAGTGGAGGAGTATGTTTACCAATTGGCTAAGCACCTTAGGAAACTTGGT
It encodes the following:
- a CDS encoding glycosyl transferase; translation: MRIIYIAPRYYPHIGGVEYVVKSVAERLVKMGYSVTVIAGEPSIGKSREEEVNGVEVIRWPTWSPGDAYHIPRQRNKLEKLLTDLDREADLIHIHSVHAILTVYSGLLISNHINAKFVITPHYHGSGHTIAREIAWTVWRRYVGKLLEMADVVHVVSSRESSLITKHYPEAKDKVVVIPNGVEEDVMNYKWQGQQSNYMVYAGRIEKYKRLELALQTAKKLGIKLLIIGQGPYRKKLEKYIRNYYRDLAELLEPQLRTKYLELLAGARYAINPSRHEAYSIFTAEALAIGTPAIITKEIAENLNAETQYLNEQLVIALKAPIKTWIETMQLYLKELYQES
- a CDS encoding glycosyl transferase encodes the protein MKXSIVVPSKGCKYLSYLLTGLRDQNVKPNEVVLVVKECDLRYVGGLCNRNNLPCAIVEQKSGYFTHALNMGKREAKGDLIIFTDDDAIPLGKWIERYIKLHTIYPNIAGISSRDIHLNLEDMRVMPTPDDKVVTKLYRWTIRPWLESPHPLLRKYRMGXYLAKNLNIAHGPFIPGKECFSLPFRGVNMSFKASYIYDAWFPEHELLRRAPGNEQYFGMQLILKGLDSIYVPSNPVLHIAREESLSRSNAGEIKLETRIMKSLYRKLIEAMVA